Proteins encoded together in one Lathyrus oleraceus cultivar Zhongwan6 chromosome 5, CAAS_Psat_ZW6_1.0, whole genome shotgun sequence window:
- the LOC127085995 gene encoding (+)-neomenthol dehydrogenase, which yields MGHKEKSRKDKRLQEISLLRTIPYSDHQRWWSKETIAVVTGGNRGIGFEISRQLADHGVTVVLTSRDASVGVESTKVLQEGGLDVDCHQLDIIDSSSVNEFAEWLKEKYGGLDILVNNAGVNSNMGGSDNPVENARKCIETNYYGTKRMIEAMIPLMKKSAAGGRIVNVSSRLARVSGKRNRIENEALKEKLSDVESLSEEFIDETINSFIQQVEDGSWKSEGWPQTLTDYSVSKLAVNTYTRYMAKKLSDRAEGEKIYINCYCPGWVKTALTGYTGSVTVEQGADTGVWIALVPDQEITGKFFAERREINF from the exons ATGGGGCACAAAGAGAAATCACGTAAAGATAAGAGATTGCAAGAGATCTCCCTTTTGAGAACCATTCCTTATTCTGATCACCAGAG GTGGTGGTCTAAGGAAACTATTGCTGTGGTTACGGGTGGAAATAGAGGAATTGGTTTTGAGATTTCAAGACAACTTGCTGATCATGGAGTCACTGTTGTGTTAACATCAAGAGATGCTAGTGTTGGTGTTGAATCAACTAAGGTCTTACAAGAAGGTGGTTTGGATGTAGATTGTCATCAACTTGATATAATAGATTCTTCGTCTGTCAATGAATTCGCTGAATGGTTGAAGGAAAAATATGGTGGTCTAGATATTCTG GTAAATAATGCTGGTGTTAACTCCAATATGGGGGGATCCGATAATCCGGTTGAAAATGCGCGTAAGTGTATAGAAACAAATTATTACGGAACCAAGAGAATGATCGAAGCAATGATTCCATTGATGAAGAAATCTGCTGCTGGTGGTCGTATCGTAAACGTGAGTTCGCGTTTGGCTCGAGTAAGCGGCAAACGAAAT AGAATAGAAAATGAGGCATTGAAGGAGAAACTAAGCGATGTAGAATCTCTTTCGGAGGAGTTTATAGATGAAACTATCAATAGTTTTATACAACAAGTTGAAGATGGAAGCTGGAAATCAGAAGGGTGGCCTCAAACATTGACTGATTATTCAGTATCGAAACTTGCCGTTAATACATATACAAGGTATATGGCAAAGAAGCTTTCTGATAGGGCAGAAGGTGAAAAGATTTATATAAATTGTTACTGTCCTGGTTGGGTGAAAACTGCATTAACAGGTTATACAGGAAGTGTTACTGTTGAACAAGGGGCTGATACTGGAGTTTGGATTGCACTTGTGCCTGATCAAGAGATTACTGGCAAGTTTTTTGCAGAAAGAAGAGAGATTAACTTTTAA